A genomic window from Peromyscus maniculatus bairdii isolate BWxNUB_F1_BW_parent chromosome 1, HU_Pman_BW_mat_3.1, whole genome shotgun sequence includes:
- the LOC102904392 gene encoding interferon-induced very large GTPase 1-like isoform X3: MASLTGEEMKWNEDSRAMETTKCIPDEPKSKSRRRQDLQEMLTEVGLSINYWLPKLQQDLGVTCAEALQHLEEKDLQKLKSQTQYTWEKKALEKLLDLSQAKSVAEFQETPGEMMKNRHRQAGQALQELRALQLGGKNRQEEAVRRKEAELRQAMEIPEEYWPRPEVPLKDVTETMERHLNHIEQTMANTQNFSDRDLLRFTSGGLALQGIYKTCHQKDLVEKREELLKVPKEFFLFGSEQEKWMETIEFTSPKEESLFSEAVEKFGFRLTLSAKGGGWGFNLEGGMDKVKYSKSKEAHQSHSKHPYFCSSMFSYNPLASLHFQIDQLKLSTAALKELKIIEEQLEHTDGPDRFLLLRNRTENFFNRFGSHANQGPLHLGGIYCWKAVSEGFKSDQLDHVKQQTAEALESYIRGTYIDCGVEVGGEITTSDSHSVRSYKNSTNQQFQIKVQLSVAQIGGPSEANGIVQWTTGLLASNKTWSVIDRELQLVPIWDIILSNHSSHFKDPFLVAKCLADNYSALTGLAAHVQAGEELLNSIKEAGYFLDDVKSWEVVEPEEQLKNLIDFMQALAHKTKGYDVWINTCLTNWDLQNFLIRTVNFCKNSSTKKTQFFKSQFCSLLEPHVYKVKNFPQARTIMQWIYQTESEEQQRKITELSEFFKNLKEIQKFLREANIKSESSETVEEAQRKATHDVTTVLDAFLNYLRESEQSDMQLLLLSIAAGAGYQLESRVFQPLLGCAELNFLLDEIQIVQHRYQELKSICTDRAQAFLVLKALTTTVGVSVISPKEKAQRLTITRQHMEHLLSTKVAHVLTKFRTDHDWENLENNLRLLIDGNYGDTSSSLQMDEVKKQLQSLLNKKKETYVQENNDNNEEEVIEKGAFLDLLQRLGLEQYYPKRMSRADFHQIYKTSVYNTQPRSEQELPFYFLQKLLMLDCGFRHLVFKMAEKAESQDSAGPSNEEIVDPYEELFDDRDEDTTLVTKSQPHIHPMDIQMAIFHCADDLARQYILSKLSICQFALPFVVPNPNTSQMEFSLWSLRQIRRSWQESSKSPQDKSYSHKKQQMCCVSTPIVSFIRVGNSLSASKSQIMNSLVSKHKHDVFFHRHCRGSIEHCLLMEGVVEICWFCPGGQGEDRFDKCVAFTNLHGDAKEHRQQLSFLQDVSSLMVILMSLSDKNKENQKLVRHLWQSSKPLICLIDDKEKFITNNSARRVRIGIRNRNEAELTEELMTTIQHLIEISGTALSIEDCSEMARKQGFIIDEDQRELKEAKEKAQTNMELLEQYKLSKIKENLLPLRGQLWHRWCKKDKELYHLQEKGHRSIEQHKSEIEIEKQKIRRQQFEKAFPLNNLMKSVLQTLKEDSETSFKLYFLYWLSVVLENLTLKHLETLHEKQQFLWSLVQKEKQKTQKSTFMLPWKNQIEAISLEILECTFGIEHLIREVGQIYEALEETYSSRDSVFLSLPQIAADLMIAGVPVELMDGDASYVPLKWVAAVFDKISEKIGDKRLFVLSILGLQSSGKSTLLNALFGLQFTVSAGKSTKGAYMQLLKVEKKFIEEIGFDFLLVVDTEGLRAPELNKESQNWDNELATFVIGLANLTIINIFGENPSEMQDILQIVVQAFLRMKQVKIFPRCIFVHQNVGEVTAKDETMEGRRRLEQRLDEMTVLAAEQEECSNITRFSDVIKFDVNSHVYYFAHLWDGNPPMAPPNPCYSHNVQELKTGILRIAQQESRGRIMKISDVKFRVKDLWKALVSENFIFSFRNTQEVIAMSKLETMYNHWTWELRSHVLELQNQLSNQIMNGKNPTLTTNAVEGLVNKKYENIKQEFDKYFEEDPDSETLIQWKANFEHKLLMLKDSLISDTTRKANELMSLKKSQERLDNQKSHYENELLERSQKLALSVKGKDLSDEELFEKFNQVWSNWIYNVSSIVPHVTEPDIDLDSESILLVYFKKDKNIAERLKKKDEEIFDIDYYKHVQRRKKFFGFSWDLELCHKESINKITNNIDLKFNETIKNIWKQKRDYSQNDFHKILWIIENELKSVSPEEDYTFTRDYTIDLSLCLFQKASKNFKEIHTAFKRANDPVNYLESKKNDFFLSFKISCQGATSITSFVDFLWHKLSPAISATVSAGMVIKIAGVMRANCPAFSGNRANLEKHVLISLAEEENFDKYWQYIHQPESFFRDYIRDHIRRYCSEKGGKNVKTFLKISLGDIKNAILSAIHESTAVAKDKGSTASAWLDLFCDHLESNLMFPRRDLISIEHQEINDMEFLKEAMSAALDPAMKKVEEECTSKPIDEMVPDIEKILSEQLCGCWKQCPFCKAICTNTIPQHEGDHSVPFHRPNAVNGSKWYETDCFVLDCCTSSVASDDFFVLSDDKKIPYKKYREAGGGYI, translated from the exons ATGGCAAGCTTGACAGGTGAGGAGATGAAATGGAATGAAGATAGCAG AGCCATGGAAACAACAAAGTGCATCCCTGATGAGCCTAAATCCAAAAGCAGAAGAAGGCAAGATCTCCAGGAGATGCTGACAGAAGTGGGGCTGTCTATTAACTACTGGCTGCCTAAGCTTCAGCAAGACCTGGGTGTTACCTGTGCCGAGGCCTTACAGCACTTAGAAGAAAAAGACCTCCAGAAGCTGAAGTCCCAGACACAATACACATGGGAGAAAAAGGCTCTGGAGAAGCTGCTTGACCTCTCACAGGCAAAAAGTGTTGCAGAGTTCCAGGAGACTCCAGGGGAAATGATGAAGAACAGGCATAGGCAGGCAGGACAGGCACTGCAGGAACTGAGGGCCTTGCAGTTAGGAggaaagaacagacaggaagaggcagtgaggagaaaagaagcagaGCTGAGGCAAGCAATGGAGATACCTGAAGAGTACTGGCCAAGGCCTGAAGTGCCCCTGAAAGATGTCACTGAAACAATGGAGAGACATCTCAACCACATAGAACAGACAATGGCAAATACTCAAAACTTCTCAGATAGAGATCTGCTAAGATTCACATCTGGTGGGCTGGCCCTGCAGGGAATTTATAAGACCTGCCACCAAAAGGACCTggtagaaaagagagaagaactaCTCAAGGTTCCCAAGGAATTCTTCCTTTTTGGATCTGAGcaagaaaaatggatggaaacaATAGAATTTACGTCTCCTAAAGAAGAATCCCTGTTCAGTGAAGCTGTAGAGAAGTTTGGTTTCAGGTTAACACTGTCAGCCAAGGGTGGAGGCTGGGGATTTAATTTAGAAGGCGGAATGGATAAAGTCAAGTATTCAAAATCCAAAGAGGCCCACCAATCACATTCTAAGCACCCTTATTTCTGCTCATCAATGTTTAGCTACAATCCCCTAGCCTCGTTACACTTCCAAATTGATCAGCTGAAGCTCTCCACTGCTGCCCTTAAGGAACTGAAAATCATTGAAGAACAGCTAGAACACACTGATGGACCAGACAGATTCCTTTTACTTCGGAACAGGACTGAAAACTTCTTCAACAGATTTGGCTCTCATGCTAATCAAGGCCCTTTGCACCTTGGGGGAATCTACTGCTGGAAGGCCGTTTCAGAGGGTTTCAAAAGTGACCAGCTGGATCATGTGAAGCAGCAGACAGCAGAGGCCTTGGAGAGTTACATAAGAGGGACCTACATTGACTGTGGAGTTGAAGTTGGGGGAGAGATAACAACATCAGACTCACATTCAGTAAGATCCTACAAAAATTCAACTAATCAACAGTTCCAAATCAAAGTCCAATTGTCTGTGGCCCAGATAGGTGGACCATCAGAAGCAAATGGAATTGTTCAGTGGACAACTGGCCTTCTTGCCAGCAACAAAACCTGGTCTGTCATTGACCGAGAACTTCAGCTGGTGCCCATTTGGGACATCATCCTGTCTAACCACAGTAGCCATTTTAAGGATCCTTTTCTGGTGGCAAAATGCCTGGCAGACAACTACTCTGCTCTGACAGGTCTTGCTGCCCACGTCCAGGCTGGAGAAGAGTTGCTGAACTCCATAAAGGAAGCAGGATATTTCCTGGATGATGTGAAATCCTGGGAGGTCGTTGAACCTGAAGAACAGCTTAAGAACTTGATAGATTTCATGCAAGCATTGGCTCACAAAACAAAAGGTTATGATGTTTGGATTAATACATGCCTCACAAATTGGGATCTACAGAATTTTCTCATAAGAACAGTCAACTTTTGCAAAAATTCTTCCACTAAAAAAACTCAgttttttaaatctcagttttGCAGCCTTCTAGAACCTCATGTCTACAAAGTGAAAAACTTTCCTCAGGCGAGGACAATCATGCAGTGGATCTACCAGACAGAGTCAGAGGAACAGCAACGCAAAATCACTGAATTGTcggaattctttaaaaatttaaaagaaattcaaaaattTCTCAGAGAAGCAAACATCAAGTCTGAGTCCTCAGAAACAGTGGAAGAGGCTCAAAGAAAGGCTACACATGATGTCACCACAGTTCTTGATGCCTTCTTGAACTATCTCAGAGAATCAGAGCAGTCAGACATGCAGCTGCTGCTACTCTCCATTGCAGCTGGCGCAGGCTATCAGCTGGAAAGCAGAGTTTTCCAGCCTCTCCTTGGGTGTGCTGAGTTAAACTTCCTCCTGGATGAAATACAAATTGTCCAACACAGATATCAAGAGCTCAAAAGTATCTGCACTGACAGAGCACAGGCATTCCTGGTACTCAAAGCTCTGACAACCACAGTTGGAgtctcagtcatttctccaaaagaaaaagcacaacGCTTGACAATAACAAGGCAGCATATGGAGCACTTACTGTCTACTAAAGTTGCACATGTCCTCACAAAATTTAGAACAGATCATGATTGGGAAAATCTAGAGAATAATTTGAGATTACTCATTGATGGAAACTATGGAGACACCAGTTCTTCTTTGCAGATGGATGAAGTGAAAAAACAGTTGCAAAGTCtcctcaataaaaagaaagaaacttatgTACAAGAAAATAATGACAACAATGAAGAAGAGGTGATAGAAAAAGGAGCTTTCCTTGATTTACTCCAACGTCTGGGTCTTGAACAATACTACCCAAAAAGGATGAGCAGAGCTGACTTCCATCAGATCTATAAGACTTCTGTATACAATACACAGCCAAGATCTGAACAGGAACTTCCCTTCTATTTCCTACAAAAGTTGCTGATGCTAGATTGTGGGTTCAGACATCTGGTCTTTAAAATGGCTGAAAAGGCAGAAAGCCAAGATTCTGCAGGACCCTCCAACGAGGAAATTGTTGATCCATATGAAGAGTTGTTTGATGACAGGGATGAAGACACTACTCTGGTCACTAAGTCCCAGCCCCACATTCACCCAATGGACATCCAGATGGCCATTTTTCACTGTGCAGATGATCTTGCCAGGCAATATATTCTGTCCAAACTTTCCATTTGTCAATTTGCACTCCCCTTTGTGGTGCCAAATCCCAACACTTCTCAGATGGAattctctctctggtctctcagACAAATTAGGAGAAGTTGGCAAGAGTCAAGTAAATCACCACAGGACAAAAGCTACAGTCACAAGAAACAACAGATGTGCTGTGTCTCTACCCCCATTGTGTCCTTCATTAGAGTTGGAAATAGCCTCTCTGCTTCCAAATCTCAGATCATGAACTCTTTGGTCAGTAAACATAAACATGATGTGTTTTTTCACAGACACTGCAGAGGAAGCATCGAACACTGTCTCCTGATGGAGGGAGTGGTGGAGATCTGCTGGTTCTGCCCTGGGGGCCAAGGTGAGGATAGATTTGACAAGTGTGTGGCCTTTACCAATCTTCATGGAGATGCCAAGGAACATAGACAACAACTCAGCTTCCTGCAGGATGTCTCTTCTCTCATGGTGATCCTCATGTCACTTTCtgataagaataaagaaaaccaaaaacttgTCAGACACCTGTGGCAGTCATCAAAACCTCTGATCTGTTTGATTGATGACAAAGAAAAATTCATTACTAATAATTCTGCCAGAAGGGTGAGAATTGGCATTAGGAATAGAAATGAGGCAGAATTAACAGAAGAACTCATGACTACCATCCAACATTTAATAGAAATCTCTGGTACGGCTCTCAGCATAGAAGACTGTTCAGAGATGGCTCGAAAACAAGGATTCATAATTGATGAAGACCAAAGAGAattgaaggaagccaaagaaaaagcacagacAAATATGGAACTGCTAGAGCAATACAAGTTAtctaagataaaagaaaactTGCTGCCCCTTCGGGGACAACTGTGGCACCGTTGGTGTAAGAAGGACAAAGAACTCTATCACCTACAAGAAAAAGGGCATCGGAGCATCGAACAACACAAGAGtgaaattgaaatagaaaaacaaaaaatacgaAGGCAGCAGTTTGAAAAGGCCTTCCCTCTCAATAATTTAATGAAATCTGTCCTGCAAACTCTCAAAGAAGATTCAGAAACTTCCTTTAAGCTCTACTTCTTATACTGGTTAAGTGTGGTTTTGGAAAATCTAACCCTGAAACACTTGGAGACTTTACATGAAAAGCAACAATTTTTATGGTCACTGgtacagaaagaaaagcaaaagacacagaaaagcaCCTTCATGTTACCCTGGAAGAATCAAATAGAAGCCATCTCACTTGAAATTCTTGAGTGCACTTTTGGAATTGAGCACCTTATCCGAGAAGTTGGTCAGATCTATGAAGCTCTGGAAGAAACTTATTCTTCTAGAGATAGTGtgttcctctccctcccacaAATAGCTGCAGACCTGATGATAGCTGGTGTTCCTGTTGAACTAATGGATGGGGATGCTTCATATGTGCCTCTAAAGTGGGTGGCAGCTGTTTTTGATAAGATCTCAGAGAAAATTGGAGACAAAAGGCTATTTGTTCTCTCTATCCTTGGCCTGCAAAGCTCAGGGAAGTCTACCCTACTGAATGCACTGTTTGGGCTGCAATTCACAGTCAGTGCAGGCAAGAGTACCAAGGGGGCCTACATGCAGCTCCTGAAAGTGGAAAAGAAGTTCATAGAAGAAATTGGCTTTGATTTTCTGCTTGTTGTAGACACAGAAGGACTTCGGGCTCCAGAACTCAACAAGGAGTCCCAGAATTGGGACAATGAGTTGGCAACCTTTGTCATTGGCCTTGCAAACTTGACTATAATCAATATTTTTGGGGAGAATCCATCAGAGATGCAGGATATCCTACAAATTGTTGTGCAGGCTTTTCTGAGAATGAAACAAGTGAAAATCTTCCCCCGTTGTATCTTTGTCCATCAGAATGTGGGAGAAGTTACAGCAAAAGATGAAACTATGGAAGGACGAAGGAGACTGGAACAGAGACTGGATGAAATGACAGTATTAGCTGCTGAACAGGAAGAGTGCTCCAACATAACTCGCTTCAGTGATGTAATTAAATTTGATGTCAATAGTCACGTCTACTACTTTGCTCACCTCTGGGATGGCAATCCCCCAATGGCGCCTCCCAATCCTTGCTATAGCCACAATGTCCAAGAACTGAAGACTGGGATTCTTAGGATCGCCCAGCAGGAATCCAGGGGAAGGATCATGAAGATCTCAGATGTAAAATTCCGAGTTAAAGATTTGTGGAAAGCCCTTGTCAGTGAGAACTTCATTTTCAGTTTCAGAAACACCCAAGAGGTCATAGCCATGAGTAAACTGGAAACCATGTATAACCACTGGACCTGGGAGCTGAGGAGtcatgtgctggaattacagaatcagctgagCAATCAGATTATGAATGGGAAAAACCCGACACTCACAACTAATGCAGTGGAGGGTCTAGTTAacaagaaatatgaaaacatCAAGCAAGAATTTGACAAGTATTTTGAAGAAGACCCAGATAGTGAGACATTGATTCAATGGAAAGCAAATTTTGAACATAAGCTACTAATGCTTAAAGATTCACTTATTTCAGATACCACAAGGAAGGCCAATGAACTTATGAGTCTTAAAAAGAGCCAAGAAAGACTAGATAACCAAAAGTCACATTATGAAAATGAATTGTTAGAGAGGAGCCAAAAGTTGGCTTTAAGTGTCAAGGGTAAAGATTTAAGTGATGAAGAGTTGTTCGAGAAATTCAATCAAGTTTGGAGTAATTGGATCTACAATGTGTCTTCTATTGTACCTCATGTCACAGAGCCTGATATTGATTTGGATTCTGAAAGCATTTTACTAGTATATTTCAAAAAGGACAAAAATATTGCagagagacttaaaaaaaaggatgaagaaaTATTTGACATCGATTATTACAAGCATgtccaaaggagaaaaaaattttttggaTTTTCATGGGATTTAGAATTGTGTCATAAAGAGTCCATTAATAAAATTACTAATAACATtgatttaaaatttaatgaaacaatTAAGAACATTTGGAAGCAGAAGCGTGATTACAGTCAGAATGATTTTCATAAAATCCTGTGGATAATAGAAAATGAACTGAAATCTGTATCTCCTGAGGAAGATTACACATTTACCAGAGACTACACCATTGACTTATCCTTGTGCTTATTCCAAAAAGCATCTAAGAATTTCAAGGAAATACACACAGCATTCAAGAGAGCAAATGATCCTGTGAACTATCTGGAGAGCAAGAAAAATGATTTCTTCCTGAGTTTTAAGATCTCCTGCCAAGGTGCTACCTCTATCACAtcctttgttgattttctttggcACAAGCTCAGCCCTGCTATCTCTGCCACTGTAAGTGCGGGAATGGTCATTAAAATTGCTGGAGTCATGAGAGCCAACTGCCCTGCATTCAGTGGAAACAGGGCTAACCTGGAGAAACATGTTCTCATTTCTCTGGCAGAAGAAGAAAACTTTGATAAGTATTGGCAATACATTCATCAGCCAGAATCCTTTTTCAGGGATTACATTAGAGACCACATTAGAAGATACTGTTCAGAAAAAGGaggtaaaaatgtaaaaacttttttaaaaataagtttaggtGACATCAAGAATGCCATCCTCTCTGCCATTCACGAGTCCACAGCAGTGGCTAAAGATAAAGGCAGCACTGCTTCTGCCTGGTTGGATTTGTTTTGTGATCACCTAGAGAGCAACCTGATGTTTCCAAGAAGAGACCTGATAAGCATCGAACACCAGGAGATAAATGATATGGAGTTTCTCAAAGAAGCCATGAGTGCAGCTTTGGATCCTGCAATGAAGAAGGTAGAAGAGGAGTGCACAAGTAAGCCCATAGATGAAATGGTTCCTGATATTGAGAAAATACTCTCTGAACAATTGTGTGGCTGCTGGAAACAGTGTCCTTTCTGTAAAGCAATTTGTACCAACACCATTCCTCAACATGAAGGAGACCACAGTGTGCCGTTCCACCGTCCTAATGCTGTCAATGGATCGAAATGGTATGAAACAGACTGCTTTGTCCTTGACTGCTGTACTAGTTCAGTAGCAAGTgatgatttctttgttttaagtGATGACAAGAAAATCCCATACAAGAAATATCGTGAAGCAGGAG GTGGCTACATTTAA